The Mytilus galloprovincialis chromosome 11, xbMytGall1.hap1.1, whole genome shotgun sequence genome contains the following window.
TACGCTTGGTAATGACTATTATGTTATAACATGGGCAAATACAGCAGAATTTATGATTATAGCAACGGCAGAAAATACAGTCGTGAAAATTGCTATTGCTAATGGGACAAACGTTGTGTATAATAGTATAACATATACTGCAGGAATGATATTGAATATCACTTTGAATATGTATCAAACATTCCATGTGTATGGAGGACCTGACTATACCGGGACAAGAATCCTTTCTAACAAACCTATAACTGTCATTAGTGGTGCATCATGTACCACGATAGGAGTAGGTGGCTGCGATCATCTTTCTTCTCAAATGACACCAGTTGAAACATTTGGAAGTACCTTTGTCACTTTCAAAATGGCAAATTGTAATACGCCAGTACATTTTAAAATTGTAGCGAGTGAGAATAAGACAGATATCAATATAACAGGAGAAGCCACTGTAACTTTGTCAAAACCAGGTGAcagatatatttttcaaattaccGATAGTTCTTCAAAAATAGTCACTAGTAACAAGCCAATTGCTATAGCATTTTTTTCTGAAGGTGGTTGTGGCCAGCCAACCGGTGACCCGGCGATGCTTCTATTGCAACCTACACAACAATTTGCTGCCGATTATACTTTCACAACGATCGATAACCCAATCAACCAATTCAAGGACGCTCTAACAATTGTCGTTCCAGAATCAAAAAGAGAGGGCCTTATATTGGATGGCAGTAACTTTACAGCAACTTGGAGAAAGATTGATGGGAGCGATGATTTGCGTATAACAGATATCAATATCACTAAAGGAGCCCATTCTATTTATCACGTTAATCCCATTGTCACATTTCTAGCAGTCTCAACAGGTTTAGCATCTTCAAATGGATATGCGTATTCCTCGGGACAACGCTTAGCACCAATAAATAGTGTAAGTCCTAAGAAGTATCTATGTCATTTACAAATATTTCCTATAATGACGATAATAAAGAAGAagacattttacaaaataaagaatCATTCAATATTCTACAAAGTATTTGCATGTAAACAATTTAACGATAAGTCAATTCGATTTTAACTAGTTCTTCGCATAGTTATGTTATTATATCAAATTTCATATCCCCAAAACATTTATCGTTCACGTACTTCACATAGTAACGTCGCATAGGAATGATTATGCATCTGGTAAAAAATGATATTACTCGTAAAATTCAAaccagaaagtccctaatcaaatagcaaaaccaAAAGtgcaaacacattaaacgaatggacaacaactgtcacattcctaaATTGGCACAGGCATATTCTTTTGCAGAACaactacctcaggcatagatgaccttagctgtatttggcaacacttttaggaattttggatctcaaagctcttcaacttcgtactttatttggcttttttgtttttttgtttttttgttttttttaaaacttttttggattcgagcgtcactgatgagtcatttgtagacgagaagcgcgtctggcgtatatataaaatttagtcctggtatctatgatgagtttatttatacttGTAGTACATGCAAACTATTTATCTGTATAAGAAatgaatatttctttaatattattttactATCATCCATCAGGCAGTCATACATATTTGAATCgttaatctttaaaaattatattgaattACATAATCTATCTGCCTTTTATATGCCTACAGTTCAATAAATTTGATCAAATTTATAAAGGATATATTTTAGAACTGTACACCAACTATTACTGTACCAGGTGATATAATCGACAATGACTGTGATGGTTTGATAGACGAAGAACTTAAAGATGGTAACggtaattaaaattttactatttcAATCATATCATATATTGTATACTTAATATGACAAGTACACTTAACAAATGATAAAGTAACATTACACCTCAAACTACTTCAATAGTGATTTACAATTATTACTTTATACACAATTGTCACAGTACAGTGAAAAATAAGATGTTTCTACATATAACGTATGTGGCTGATGGCAATGCTAACGCCTCGTATTTCCTTATAAAAAACCATAAACAAATAGATTTTTTGAAGCTTTTAGAAAAGCTAATTTAGATTAACAAACCTGAAAACGCTAATTTAGATAAACAAACCTGAAAACGCCTCGTATTTCCTTATAAAAAACCATAAACAAATAGAATTTTTGAAGCTTTTAGAAAAGCTAATTTAGATTAACAAACCTGAAAACCATATACTCCGAACAATCTCTTCTCAGCTTTGTTGGGGCCGTTGTTTCCTTAATTAAAAACGGTTATTTTTAAGTATGATATCAAGATGTAAAATTGATTGATagtatgatttagaaaataccAAATCGATATTCAAATCGAACGGACATTCTGTAAATCAATTTTAGTACAATCTGTTTTGTTTATACTAAAGAGTAAGGAAACAAAATTCTGTGACGACAGTAAAGACCGGAAAAACTAATGTATAATAGTGTTCATATACCGATTACAATAAATCAATTTACCCAATTATTGTTCTTACAAACCTACAAGTTCTAAAACGTTCTGACAATAAATTTACCATGGGACATAATAAAAGGTTCAATGCTTTGTAAGCAAATATGTTTTGAAACTGCTGACTACAAATAAATAGTAAATAACACAGATAATTTTACTACAACATTATAACACTGTTGAAGTATATATGCGTATTCGCGCCTTTTCAGATGCAATGAGTAGATAAGGCGATTTTTGGACAAAAACAATGATGTTAATCATTGGTAaattattcaacaattttttcaaacaaaagtTGAAGCCCAGTGTTGATGTTTTTGAAATGTGAATTACTTTAAAATAGCAGTCAACTGTGTTTGAAGGAATGTACTGATgtgttatttaaagaaaaaaaaaaccaaaacctaAGCAATCTGATAATGAAACACACATTAGTATAGGATTACTAGCACTTTTTGACATACCTGCTCTTCACCTTAATTAAATTTATCTTAACTATCAATAATAAAAGACACTTTCATGAAGAATTTATTTACGTATTTAAAAAGAAGTATGATTTCACTGCATTTTAAAGACAATGATGGTGATGGTGAAATTGATGAAGATTTGGCAAAACCCTTTGAAGAATTTAATGCAACCTCTACGTCTACAACAACATTACCAACACGAACAACACCGTCTTATATAAAAAGTGAGTTTTGTGATAATTGTAAGATGATTTAaagataacatttttattaattatatgtatttatagcttgAGGCCGGGAAAAGGACTTGCTGTTATCATTAGTTTATTTGAAATCAACTAGAACGCTAGACTATCCATTACAGATATTGGGTTgtattttgtatttgataaaaaaaaaaaaacacaaacccTATTTGCCTGAGTAACCAAGTCCCGGAAAAGGCAGTAGTAATACAATAGTCCGTCTGGATGTTGGCGTTTGTTAATTGTTGCAGCACAGTATTTCTATTGTACCAGGATTTTCCTTATATAGTTTATTTGTTTCCCTTAGTTCGGTTTGTAATatggatttgttttcgcttaatcgatttatgactacaTAGTATTGGACAATGGTGTAAAACTGtgcttatattttaaaatttgccATAGAAAAGATTTCAATCTCAAGTTTATAACTCAGAactcaaaatttataaatgtcagccaaaaacatgtatattttgtatctaggatgttcgatttttttttcaaagcatgTTACGTTCTGTAGTCTCGATAATTCATGGTGCAAGACATGGCAGATTGATTGTTGTGAATGGATGACTACAGATTTGTTTTAAtacatttaaatacattatacTACTGTCTTTACGTTTAATCAAAATTAGGTATATTGTTAAGAAAAACATTTCaccaaaacatgtaaaaaaagaaatgttctcATTTGAAAATTATAGCATAATGTCATTATTGTCATGCATGTTGTATCTTTGATGCAGTTCTTATTTTACATATCTTTGTTATTTTGTACAGAGATCGTTGGCGAAAATTTGAGTACAGATATGGTGATTGCTGGTGTTCTAAG
Protein-coding sequences here:
- the LOC143050890 gene encoding IgGFc-binding protein-like gives rise to the protein MYNPGGPVQEVFITTDCSCTVIVNVSTPLFDPNFFQTLRLSKHHVSKVTFSSSIQDGPGTILSNKGIDIKSDEEITVYGVNRAQATADAYTVFPLDTLGNDYYVITWANTAEFMIIATAENTVVKIAIANGTNVVYNSITYTAGMILNITLNMYQTFHVYGGPDYTGTRILSNKPITVISGASCTTIGVGGCDHLSSQMTPVETFGSTFVTFKMANCNTPVHFKIVASENKTDINITGEATVTLSKPGDRYIFQITDSSSKIVTSNKPIAIAFFSEGGCGQPTGDPAMLLLQPTQQFAADYTFTTIDNPINQFKDALTIVVPESKREGLILDGSNFTATWRKIDGSDDLRITDINITKGAHSIYHVNPIVTFLAVSTGLASSNGYAYSSGQRLAPINSNCTPTITVPGDIIDNDCDGLIDEELKDGNDNDGDGEIDEDLAKPFEEFNATSTSTTTLPTRTTPSYIKKIVGENLSTDMVIAGVLSSLFALSCLSTAVYFLKRKLKGKNGQVEDVFSSITSNNIPPVQNTVQVKA